The proteins below come from a single Alligator mississippiensis isolate rAllMis1 chromosome 2, rAllMis1, whole genome shotgun sequence genomic window:
- the LOC102573243 gene encoding olfactory receptor 5AR1 yields the protein MEIENQSMVTEFSLSGFTVHLELQVHLLGVFLSIYVITVVGNLGMILLIRSDSRLHTPMYFFLSNLSFVDFSLSSCITPKLLRNLLADRKVISYAGCLSQFYFYVVFGTTEGFLLAVMAYDRYMAICNPLHYRIAMSRRVCVSLIAGCYLGGIINSTVHTGTMLRLSFCEISVINHFYCEAPPLYAISCTDTNINSMVIFAFTGIIILVTVTSIIVSYTFILAAILKIRSAKGRHKAFSTCASHMTAVSLFYGSVAFMYLRPSSKHSQDVDKVASLFYTVVTPMLNPLIYSLRNKEVKDALKRLMKKKRDICM from the coding sequence atggaaatagaaaacCAGTCCATGGTGACAGAATTCAGTCTCTCAGGATTCACTGTCCATCTGGAGCTACAGGTCCACCTACTTGGGGTGTTCCTGTCAATCTACGTCATCACTGTGGTGGGGAATCTCGGGATGATTTTGCTAATAAGGTCAGATTCCCgacttcacacccccatgtactttttcctcagcAACTTGTCCTTTGTAGACTTCAGCTTGTCATCTTGTATCACACCTAAGTTGCTAAGAAATCTTTTGGCAGACAGGAAGGTCATTTCCTATGCTGGCTGCCTTTCCCAGTTCTATTTTTATGTTGTATTTGGTACTACGGAAGGATTCCTGCTGGCGGtcatggcatatgaccgctaCATGGCCATCTGTAACCCACTGCACTATAGAATAGCCATGTCCCGTAGAGTCTGTGTCAGCCTGATTGCTGGCTGTTATCTGGGTGGAATTATCAACTCTACTGTGCACACAGGCACCATGCTCCGATTGTCCTTCTGTGAAATCAGTGTTATCAATCATTTTTACTGTGAAGCCCCCCCACTCTATGCAATCTCATGCACTGACACCAACATCAACAGCATGGTTATATTTGCATTCACAGGGATAATTATATTAGTTACTGTAACGAGCATCATTGTCTCCTACACCTTCATCCTGGCCGCCATCCTGAAGATCCGCTCAGCTAAGGGCAGGcacaaagccttctccacctgtgccTCCCACATGACAGCAGTTTCCCTCTTCTACGGATCTGTTGCATTCATGTATCTACGGCCCAGCTCCAAACACTCCCAGGATGTAGACAAAGTGGCCTCCTTGTTCTACACAGTGGTGACCCCCATGCTGAACCCCCTGatttacagcctgagaaacaaggaagtaaaaGATGCCCTGAAGAGACTGATGAAGAAAAAAAGGGACATATGTATGTGA
- the LOC132248382 gene encoding olfactory receptor 5P60-like, with product MFVERKAISYNGCMAQVFILCFFGITECFLLATMAYDRYVAICRPLVYSIILSPRLCVQLVVGSYFAGWINAMSQTVDLLQLSFCGSHVIDLFFCDISPLLSLSTSDASISQMVLLTTAAILGAFTILIVLISYTFIVATILKNHSTEGKHKAFSTCASHLTVVSIFYGTSLFMYLKSSSDDSRHEDKWTTVFYTVVTPMLNPLIYSLRNKDVKDATRKVMAWKKISNILNK from the coding sequence ATGTTTGTGGAGAGGAAAGCCATTTCTTATAATGGATGCATGGCTCAGGTCTTCATTTTATGTTTCTTTGGGATTACAGAATGTTTCCTCCTGGCTACGATGGCGTATGACCGTTACGTGGCCATCTGTAGACCTTTGGTGTATTCCATCATCCTGTCCCCAAGACTCTGTGTCCAACTGGTGGTTGGGTCATACTTCGCTGGGTGGATTAATGCAATGTCACAAACAGTAGACTTGTTACAATTATCCTTCTGTGGCTCCCATGTCATTGACCTGTTCTTCTGTGACATCTCCCCACTGTTATCACTCTCCACATCTGATGCCAGCATAAGTCAGATGGTACTATTAACTACAGCTGCTATTTTGGGGGCATTCACCATCCTGATTGTCCTTATCTCCTACACGTTCATTGTTGCTACCATCCTGAAGAACCACTCCACTGAGGGTAAACACAAAGCCTTCAGCACGTGTGCCTCCCACCTGACAGTTGTTAGCATCTTCTATGGAACCTCTCTCTTTATGTATTTAAAGTCCAGCTCAGATGATTCACGGCATGAGGACAAATGGACCACAGTATTTTATACAGTGGTGACGCCTATGCTAAATCCTctgatctacagcctgaggaacaaggatgTGAAAGATGCCACGAGGAAAGTGATGGCatggaaaaaaatctcaaatattttaaataaatga